In Etheostoma spectabile isolate EspeVRDwgs_2016 chromosome 20, UIUC_Espe_1.0, whole genome shotgun sequence, the following are encoded in one genomic region:
- the nipal3 gene encoding NIPA-like protein 3 — protein MDITGADGGYTDNLIGTLLALFGNVLVSISLSIQKYSHVTLAGTKDLRVFYRTKTWWCGFVLTCLGEGANFVSYAFAPLALVAPLNAVSVLTSSILGLIFLREKSKPKDFAKRHGLAFLGCILTIGGTYLFVAFGPNSHEKLKAENVVKHFVGWPVLLYLLLEIITFCLLLYFYKQRSANYLIIILMLVALLGSVTVITVKAVSGMLVLTIEGNMQLDYPIFSVMFVCMVASVVFQARFLSQACKLYDSSLIASVNYILSTVLAVVAGAVFYLEFKNEDVLHICMFLLGSAFCFLGVFLITKSRKRTKTFEPYVTMDMVNGVPTIHDRGLVVQPDTNGAFSYGALVNNDGVAPATLPVNLEQPPLASKSSDASHGLPDLKRD, from the exons ATGGATATCACCGGAGCCGACGGAGGATACACG GATAATCTCATTGGGACTTTACTTGCTCTTTTTGGAAATGTGCTCGTCAGCATCTCCTTAAGCATTCAG AAATACAGCCATGTGACGTTAGCAGGAACCAAGGACCTGCGTGTGTTCTACCGCACTAAGACCTGGTGGTGTGGTTTTGTTCTGACGTGTCTTGGGGAGGGAGCCAACTTTGTTTCCTATGCCTTTGCACCCCTCGCTCTCGTAGCACCTCTAAATGCCGTGTCTGTCCTTA CTAGCtcaattttgggtcttatttttCTGCGCGagaaatcaaagccaaaggACTTTGCGA AGCGCCATGGACTGGCCTTCCTGGGCTGTATTTTAACCATAGGAGGGACATACCTCTTTGTAGCATTTGGACCAAACTCTCATGAAAAGCTCAAAGCAGAGAATGTCGTGAAGCACTTTGTTGGCTGGCCTGTTCTCTTGTATCtg CTCCTGGAGATCATCACATTCTGCCTGCTTTTATACTTCTACAAACAGCGCAGTGCTAACTACCTCATTATTATTCTGATGCTGGTCGCGTTACTGG GCTCGGTCACAGTCATCACAGTGAAGGCGGTGTCAGGCATGTTGGTTCTTACCATCGAGGGCAACATGCAGCTGGACTACCCGATCTTCAGcgtcatgtttgtgtgcatggtGGCTTCAGTGGTCTTCCAGGCCAG ATTTCTCTCCCAAGCTTGTAAGCTGTATGACTCCTCTCTGATTGCCAGTGTCAACTACATCCTCTCCACCGTCTTAGCCGTGGTAGCTG GCGCTGTGTTTTACTTGGAGTTTAAAAATGAAGACGTCCTTCACATCTGCATGTTTTTGTTGGG ATCTGCATTCTGTTTCCTTGGGGTCTTTCTCATCACCAAGAGCAGGAAAAGGACCAAGACCTTTGAGCCATATGTCACTATGGATATGGTTAATG GTGTCCCAACTATTCATGACAGGGGCCTGGTTGTTCAGCCTGACACCAACGGTGCTTTCTCCTATGGAGCTCTGGTCAACAACGATGGAGTGGCTCCTGCTACTCTACCAGTCAACCTGGAACAACCACCACTTGCCTCCAAATCCAGCGATGCATCTCATGGCCTGCCCGACCTAAAGAGAGATTAA